A genomic window from Lotus japonicus ecotype B-129 chromosome 1, LjGifu_v1.2 includes:
- the LOC130727608 gene encoding homeobox-leucine zipper protein ATHB-8 isoform X2, producing the protein MMAVSSGSSRDGSKVAMDNGKYVRYTPEQVEALERLYHECPKPTSLRRQQLIRECPILSHIEPKQIKVWFQNRRCREKQRKESSRLQAVNRKLTAMNKLLMEENDRLQKQVSQLVYENGFFRQQTQNATLATTDTSCDSVVTSGQRHLTPQNPPRDASPAGLLSIAEETLAEFLSKATGTAVEWVQMPGMKPGPDSIGIVAISHGCPGVAARACGLVGLEPARVAEILKDRLSWFRDCRTVDVLNVMSTGNGGTIELLYMQLYAPTTLAPGRDFWLLRYTSLMEDGSLVVCERSLNNTQNGPAMPPVQHFVRADMLPSGYLIRPCEGGGSIIHIVDHMILEPWSVPEVLRPLYESSMLLAQRTTMAALRHLRQISQEVSQPCVTGWGRRPAALRALSQRLCKGFNEAVNGFADDGWSMLESDGIDDVTLLVNSSPSKMMGANLGYSNGFPSMPSSVLCAKASMLLQNVPPAILLRFLREHRSEWADSSIDAYSAAAIKAGPCSLPGARGSFGGQVILPLAHTIENEEFMEVIKLENMGYYRDDMTMPGDVFLLQLCSGVDEHAVGTSAELVFAPIDASFSDDAPILPSGFRIVPLDSGTDAASPNRTLDLASSLEVGTTANKAAGANSGHSGSTKSVMTIAFQFAFEVHLQDNIATMARQYVRSIVASVQRVSLALSPSRFGSQSAFHLPPGTPEAQTLARWICNSYRFYLGVELLKCEGSEPILKSLWHHSDAVLCCSLKALPVFTFANQAGLDMLETTLVALQDITLEKIFDDNGKKILCSEFPQIMQQV; encoded by the exons ATGATGGCGGTGAGTTCAGGGTCCTCCAGAGATGGGAGCAAGGTGGCAATGGATAACGGGAAATACGTCCGGTACACGCCGGAGCAGGTGGAAGCACTTGAAAGGCTTTACCATGAATGCCCCAAACCCACCTCCCTCCGCCGCCAACAACTCATCAGAGAGTGCCCCATTCTCTCTCACATAGAACCTAAGCAGATCAAGGTTTGGTTCCAAAACAGAAG GTGCAGAGAGAAGCAGAGGAAAGAATCATCACGGCTGCAAGCTGTGAACAGGAAGCTAACAGCGATGAATAAACTATTGATGGAGGAAAACGACAGATTGCAGAAGCAGGTGTCACAGTTGGTGTACGAGAATGGCTTTTTCCGCCAACAAACACAGAAT GCCACCCTTGCCACCACGGATACGAGCTGTGACTCGGTGGTAACCAGCGGTCAACGCCACTTGACACCGCAGAATCCACCGAGGGATGCTAGCCCTGCAGG ACTTTTGTCCATTGCAGAGGAGACTTTAGCAGAGTTTCTTTCAAAGGCCACTGGAACTGCCGTGGAGTGGGTCCAAATGCCTGGAATGAAG CCTGGTCCGGATTCCATTGGAATCGTTGCTATTTCTCACGGTTGCCCTGGAGTGGCTGCACGTGCCTGCGGCCTTGTGGGTCTAGAACCTGCCAGG GTTGCTGAAATCCTCAAAGATAGGCTCTCATGGTTTCGTGATTGCCGAACTGTGGATGTTCTGAATGTGATGTCCACTGGAAATGGAGGAACCATTGAACTGCTTTACATGCAG TTGTATGCGCCAACAACTTTAGCACCAGGTCGTGATTTCTGGTTGCTGCGCTACACATCTCTTATGGAGGACGGTAGTCTTGTG GTATGTGAAAGATCACTTAATAACACTCAGAATGGTCCTGCTATGCCTCCAGTGCAGCATTTTGTTAGAGCTGACATGCTGCCAAGCGGGTATCTGATTAGACCTTGCGAAGGAGGGGGATCCATTATTCATATTGTTGATCATATGATTTTAGAG CCCTGGAGTGTACCTGAAGTTTTGCGCCCGCTGTATGAATCATCTATGCTGCTTGCTCAGAGGACAACAATGGCA GCTTTACGTCATTTGAGGCAGATTTCTCAAGAAGTTTCTCAGCCATGTGTCACGGGATGGGGAAGAAGGCCTGCAGCCCTACGTGCCCTTAGTCAGCGATTGTGCAA ggGCTTTAATGAAGCTGTGAATGGATTTGCAGATGATGGCTGGTCCATGTTAGAGAGTGATGGCATTGATGATGTCACCCTTCTTGTGAATTCATCACCCAGCAAGATGATGGGTGCAAATCTTGGATATAGCAATGGATTCCCATCCATGCCCAGTTCTGTGCTATGTGCCAAAGCATCCATGTTGTTACAG AATGTCCCTCCAGCTATTCTTCTTAGATTCTTGCGGGAGCACCGATCAGAATGGGCAGATAGCAGTATTGATGCTTACTCAGCTGCTGCCATTAAAGCTGGCCCCTGTAGCTTGCCAGGGGCCAGAGGAAGTTTTGGGGGTCAGGTTATTCTTCCACTAGCTCACACAATTGAGAATGAAGAG TTCATGGAGGTTATTAAGCTTGAAAACATGGGCTACTATCGGGACGACATGACTATGCCTGGTGATGTTTTCCTCTTGCAA CTTTGCAGTGGAGTGGATGAGCATGCAGTTGGCACCAGTGCAGAACTTGTTTTTGCTCCAATAGATGCGTCTTTCTCTGATGATGCACCCATTTTACCTTCCGGTTTTCGTATTGTACCTCTTGATTCTGGCACG GATGCTGCTAGTCCAAACCGGACACTTGATCTTGCCTCATCACTTGAGGTTGGAACCACAGCAAACAAAGCTGCTGGTGCCAATTCAGGTCATTCTGGAAGCACAAAATCTGTGATGACAATAGCATTCCAGTTTGCATTTGAAGTCCACCTTCAAGATAATATAGCAACTATGGCCCGACAATATGTGCGTAGTATTGTTGCATCTGTTCAGAGGGTTTCCTTAGCACTTTCTCCTTCGCGCTTCGGTTCTCAAAGTGCTTTTCACTTACCACCTGGTACTCCTGAGGCTCAAACACTTGCTCGGTGGATCTGTAACAGCTATAG GTTCTATCTAGGGGTAGAGCTACTAAAGTGTGAAGGCAGTGAGCCCATTCTCAAATCCCTTTGGCATCACTCAGATGCAGTTCTGTGCTGCTCTTTAAAG GCATTACCGGTTTTTACATTTGCAAATCAAGCTGGACTTGACATGCTTGAAACAACATTGGTTGCCCTTCAAGACATCACCCTGGAGAAAATCTTTGATGACAACGGAAAGAAAATCCTGTGCTCTGAGTTCCCCCAGATAATGCAGCAGGTATAG
- the LOC130727608 gene encoding homeobox-leucine zipper protein ATHB-8 isoform X1, producing the protein MMAVSSGSSRDGSKVAMDNGKYVRYTPEQVEALERLYHECPKPTSLRRQQLIRECPILSHIEPKQIKVWFQNRRCREKQRKESSRLQAVNRKLTAMNKLLMEENDRLQKQVSQLVYENGFFRQQTQNATLATTDTSCDSVVTSGQRHLTPQNPPRDASPAGLLSIAEETLAEFLSKATGTAVEWVQMPGMKPGPDSIGIVAISHGCPGVAARACGLVGLEPARVAEILKDRLSWFRDCRTVDVLNVMSTGNGGTIELLYMQLYAPTTLAPGRDFWLLRYTSLMEDGSLVVCERSLNNTQNGPAMPPVQHFVRADMLPSGYLIRPCEGGGSIIHIVDHMILEPWSVPEVLRPLYESSMLLAQRTTMAALRHLRQISQEVSQPCVTGWGRRPAALRALSQRLCKGFNEAVNGFADDGWSMLESDGIDDVTLLVNSSPSKMMGANLGYSNGFPSMPSSVLCAKASMLLQNVPPAILLRFLREHRSEWADSSIDAYSAAAIKAGPCSLPGARGSFGGQVILPLAHTIENEEFMEVIKLENMGYYRDDMTMPGDVFLLQLCSGVDEHAVGTSAELVFAPIDASFSDDAPILPSGFRIVPLDSGTDAASPNRTLDLASSLEVGTTANKAAGANSGHSGSTKSVMTIAFQFAFEVHLQDNIATMARQYVRSIVASVQRVSLALSPSRFGSQSAFHLPPGTPEAQTLARWICNSYRFYLGVELLKCEGSEPILKSLWHHSDAVLCCSLKALPVFTFANQAGLDMLETTLVALQDITLEKIFDDNGKKILCSEFPQIMQQGFMCMQGGICLSSMGRPISYERAVAWKVLNEEESAHCICFMFINWSFV; encoded by the exons ATGATGGCGGTGAGTTCAGGGTCCTCCAGAGATGGGAGCAAGGTGGCAATGGATAACGGGAAATACGTCCGGTACACGCCGGAGCAGGTGGAAGCACTTGAAAGGCTTTACCATGAATGCCCCAAACCCACCTCCCTCCGCCGCCAACAACTCATCAGAGAGTGCCCCATTCTCTCTCACATAGAACCTAAGCAGATCAAGGTTTGGTTCCAAAACAGAAG GTGCAGAGAGAAGCAGAGGAAAGAATCATCACGGCTGCAAGCTGTGAACAGGAAGCTAACAGCGATGAATAAACTATTGATGGAGGAAAACGACAGATTGCAGAAGCAGGTGTCACAGTTGGTGTACGAGAATGGCTTTTTCCGCCAACAAACACAGAAT GCCACCCTTGCCACCACGGATACGAGCTGTGACTCGGTGGTAACCAGCGGTCAACGCCACTTGACACCGCAGAATCCACCGAGGGATGCTAGCCCTGCAGG ACTTTTGTCCATTGCAGAGGAGACTTTAGCAGAGTTTCTTTCAAAGGCCACTGGAACTGCCGTGGAGTGGGTCCAAATGCCTGGAATGAAG CCTGGTCCGGATTCCATTGGAATCGTTGCTATTTCTCACGGTTGCCCTGGAGTGGCTGCACGTGCCTGCGGCCTTGTGGGTCTAGAACCTGCCAGG GTTGCTGAAATCCTCAAAGATAGGCTCTCATGGTTTCGTGATTGCCGAACTGTGGATGTTCTGAATGTGATGTCCACTGGAAATGGAGGAACCATTGAACTGCTTTACATGCAG TTGTATGCGCCAACAACTTTAGCACCAGGTCGTGATTTCTGGTTGCTGCGCTACACATCTCTTATGGAGGACGGTAGTCTTGTG GTATGTGAAAGATCACTTAATAACACTCAGAATGGTCCTGCTATGCCTCCAGTGCAGCATTTTGTTAGAGCTGACATGCTGCCAAGCGGGTATCTGATTAGACCTTGCGAAGGAGGGGGATCCATTATTCATATTGTTGATCATATGATTTTAGAG CCCTGGAGTGTACCTGAAGTTTTGCGCCCGCTGTATGAATCATCTATGCTGCTTGCTCAGAGGACAACAATGGCA GCTTTACGTCATTTGAGGCAGATTTCTCAAGAAGTTTCTCAGCCATGTGTCACGGGATGGGGAAGAAGGCCTGCAGCCCTACGTGCCCTTAGTCAGCGATTGTGCAA ggGCTTTAATGAAGCTGTGAATGGATTTGCAGATGATGGCTGGTCCATGTTAGAGAGTGATGGCATTGATGATGTCACCCTTCTTGTGAATTCATCACCCAGCAAGATGATGGGTGCAAATCTTGGATATAGCAATGGATTCCCATCCATGCCCAGTTCTGTGCTATGTGCCAAAGCATCCATGTTGTTACAG AATGTCCCTCCAGCTATTCTTCTTAGATTCTTGCGGGAGCACCGATCAGAATGGGCAGATAGCAGTATTGATGCTTACTCAGCTGCTGCCATTAAAGCTGGCCCCTGTAGCTTGCCAGGGGCCAGAGGAAGTTTTGGGGGTCAGGTTATTCTTCCACTAGCTCACACAATTGAGAATGAAGAG TTCATGGAGGTTATTAAGCTTGAAAACATGGGCTACTATCGGGACGACATGACTATGCCTGGTGATGTTTTCCTCTTGCAA CTTTGCAGTGGAGTGGATGAGCATGCAGTTGGCACCAGTGCAGAACTTGTTTTTGCTCCAATAGATGCGTCTTTCTCTGATGATGCACCCATTTTACCTTCCGGTTTTCGTATTGTACCTCTTGATTCTGGCACG GATGCTGCTAGTCCAAACCGGACACTTGATCTTGCCTCATCACTTGAGGTTGGAACCACAGCAAACAAAGCTGCTGGTGCCAATTCAGGTCATTCTGGAAGCACAAAATCTGTGATGACAATAGCATTCCAGTTTGCATTTGAAGTCCACCTTCAAGATAATATAGCAACTATGGCCCGACAATATGTGCGTAGTATTGTTGCATCTGTTCAGAGGGTTTCCTTAGCACTTTCTCCTTCGCGCTTCGGTTCTCAAAGTGCTTTTCACTTACCACCTGGTACTCCTGAGGCTCAAACACTTGCTCGGTGGATCTGTAACAGCTATAG GTTCTATCTAGGGGTAGAGCTACTAAAGTGTGAAGGCAGTGAGCCCATTCTCAAATCCCTTTGGCATCACTCAGATGCAGTTCTGTGCTGCTCTTTAAAG GCATTACCGGTTTTTACATTTGCAAATCAAGCTGGACTTGACATGCTTGAAACAACATTGGTTGCCCTTCAAGACATCACCCTGGAGAAAATCTTTGATGACAACGGAAAGAAAATCCTGTGCTCTGAGTTCCCCCAGATAATGCAGCAG GGTTTCATGTGTATGCAAGGTGGCATCTGTTTGTCCAGCATGGGGAGGCCAATATCCTATGAGAGAGCAGTGGCATGGAAAGTGTTAAACGAAGAAGAATCAGCTCATTGCATCTGTTTCATGTTCATCAATTGGTCCTTTGTCTGA